The following coding sequences are from one Archaeoglobaceae archaeon window:
- the arcS gene encoding archaeosine synthase subunit alpha — protein sequence MFYTEKRDGFARLGVIEIDGYSIKTPAMLEGEILNKIDFGKAPYAVKKILPEVYEKLKPKGEIKILTGLPAMSPREVAEAFSELRGLKPLFAVACADPKNVSLLIYLGTDLVDNIMAVAKAYRGIYFLNDLEVKIDKLKAFPCNCKFCKSQELSKLSRDEILEITAMHNTEQLRMEVEKCRILIEEENLRNYVEAKAKLNPEFTALLRFADLEQSPCFPRFRRSTCFFNSQESLNRFEVRYFLSRIVDCYKPKTKALLLLPCTAKKPYLLSKTHTIIRSAVKVNVNEIIISSPLVLPREFELIYPAVNYDTPVTGHWSEEEINFVASWLLKLVEKGNFEKVVAHVEGGYRKVVERALKDYDVIFTSDGDILSDESLRRLKKELEGFERYDLFSEMFSHASRYQFGTGVEGTVKGKYPEIELVKKDRVARFDLRYGNLDIYSEFAIELLKRGDYVVKIAEFEPTTTIFSAGVEEADPKIRPNDVVVFSNSTHYGVGIARMHGKEMMEAKKGVAIEVRRKYRF from the coding sequence ATGTTCTACACTGAAAAAAGGGACGGATTTGCAAGACTTGGAGTTATTGAGATCGATGGCTACAGCATTAAAACTCCAGCGATGCTTGAAGGAGAGATTTTAAACAAGATAGACTTTGGTAAAGCTCCATATGCTGTAAAGAAAATTTTGCCTGAAGTTTATGAGAAGTTGAAGCCTAAGGGCGAGATTAAAATACTCACGGGACTACCAGCAATGTCCCCAAGAGAGGTCGCTGAAGCTTTTTCAGAGCTAAGAGGTCTTAAGCCATTGTTCGCAGTAGCCTGTGCAGATCCGAAGAACGTTTCTCTGCTGATCTATCTCGGAACGGATCTTGTTGACAACATAATGGCTGTTGCCAAAGCCTATAGGGGAATTTACTTCTTAAACGATCTCGAAGTAAAGATAGACAAGCTGAAAGCATTTCCGTGCAACTGCAAGTTTTGCAAATCTCAGGAGCTAAGCAAACTTAGTAGAGACGAGATCCTTGAAATCACCGCAATGCACAACACCGAACAGCTTAGAATGGAAGTGGAAAAGTGCAGAATTCTCATTGAAGAAGAAAATCTAAGGAATTACGTTGAAGCTAAGGCGAAACTAAATCCAGAATTTACTGCTTTGCTTAGATTCGCTGATCTTGAGCAGAGCCCATGTTTTCCTAGATTCAGAAGATCGACTTGTTTCTTTAACTCGCAGGAGAGTTTGAACAGATTCGAAGTCAGATACTTCTTAAGCAGAATTGTGGATTGCTATAAGCCGAAAACGAAGGCATTGCTTTTGCTTCCATGCACAGCAAAGAAGCCCTACTTGCTTTCAAAGACTCACACGATCATAAGAAGTGCGGTTAAGGTAAACGTGAACGAGATCATAATAAGCTCCCCGCTCGTTCTGCCGAGGGAATTTGAGCTCATTTATCCTGCGGTGAACTACGATACTCCCGTGACTGGGCATTGGAGTGAAGAAGAAATCAACTTCGTTGCAAGCTGGCTTCTTAAGCTTGTCGAAAAAGGAAACTTTGAGAAAGTCGTCGCACACGTCGAAGGTGGATACAGAAAAGTCGTTGAAAGAGCCTTAAAGGATTACGATGTGATTTTCACTTCTGATGGCGATATTCTGAGCGATGAGTCTCTAAGAAGACTCAAAAAGGAGCTCGAAGGCTTTGAGAGATACGATCTATTTTCAGAAATGTTCTCCCACGCTTCTCGCTACCAGTTCGGAACTGGGGTTGAGGGAACTGTTAAGGGAAAGTATCCTGAGATTGAGCTTGTAAAAAAGGACAGAGTTGCGAGATTCGATCTAAGATACGGTAATCTGGACATTTACTCTGAGTTTGCAATTGAGCTACTGAAGAGGGGGGACTACGTTGTCAAAATTGCTGAATTCGAACCGACTACGACGATCTTCTCAGCGGGAGTAGAAGAAGCGGATCCTAAGATCAGACCAAACGACGTTGTGGTTTTCAGCAACTCAACACATTATGGCGTTGGAATTGCGAGAATGCACGGAAAGGAAATGATGGAAGCAAAGAAAGGTGTTGCAATTGAAGTTAGAAGAAAATACAGATTCTGA
- a CDS encoding methylated-DNA--[protein]-cysteine S-methyltransferase, with translation MNRMKNNELKKKTGFSIQWNELYFNVEGGEIVKRAFFSKSPAFEFKDCELAKQIERYFKGEKVEFECEFELNLPIFTKKVLERVLKIPYGKTITYGELAKDLKSSPRAIGQALKRNTIAVLIPCHRVVAKNSIGGYSWGIEIKKALLRLEGLKIP, from the coding sequence ATGAACAGAATGAAGAATAATGAACTCAAAAAGAAGACTGGATTCTCGATCCAATGGAATGAACTCTACTTCAACGTTGAAGGTGGAGAAATCGTTAAAAGAGCCTTTTTCTCAAAGTCTCCAGCATTCGAGTTCAAAGACTGCGAGCTGGCGAAACAAATTGAAAGATACTTCAAAGGAGAAAAAGTTGAATTTGAATGCGAATTCGAGCTAAATCTGCCAATCTTCACTAAGAAAGTCCTTGAAAGGGTTTTAAAGATTCCTTACGGGAAAACGATCACATATGGAGAGCTGGCAAAGGACTTAAAAAGCTCTCCAAGGGCTATAGGACAGGCTTTGAAGAGAAATACTATCGCAGTGCTAATTCCGTGCCACAGAGTCGTGGCTAAAAACAGCATTGGTGGTTATTCTTGGGGAATTGAGATCAAAAAAGCCCTGCTAAGGCTTGAAGGACTCAAGATCCCTTAA
- a CDS encoding DEAD/DEAH box helicase, with product MKVEELSDKVSSYVVEVLKESGIYELFPPQESALPFIFNRENLILAVPTASGKTLIAELAMVLETIKGGKCLYITPLRALASEKFESFRKWEKIGVKVGISTGDYESTDMHLADCDIVVTTAEKADSLMRNRANWLKDISCLVVDELHLIDSEDRGHTLEVLITKMRKMKPEIWILGLSATAPNVSEIAEWLNAKFIQSSWRPVPLYYGILCEKTLEIYRDGVVYSAKKSFEEIVEDCISEGGGVLVFESTRRYAESLAEKLSKISAKYCQANELANQILEENDGEMSRRLAECVKKGSAFHHAGLLSEQRRIVEEGFRKGKIKVLVATPTLAAGVNLPARRVIVKSIYRYDGYSRRIKVSEFKQMAGRAGRPGMDEIGEAIVIASKKDKEIVLKDYINGEAEKIISKLGVESKLRFHCLSLICDGFASDLKSLKEFFNSTLFAKQSELHDFELERVLRQLENWEMIELSDEIIPKKLGILVSKLYIDPLTGFIFYDTLKKFDNLSEISALHLICRTPDMERLSLRKDDYWVEDMAFKLRNELTYYPSQYSVDYDWFLEELKTALCLKDWINEVDENEICSRFLIAPGDLRRLIETAEWLAHALSRIASEFGRNVPRLEERIRYGIKEELLELVSIRNIGRVRARKLYNAGIKTKADIIANRSRIGKLIGEKIAEKVLRDLESFKP from the coding sequence GTGAAAGTTGAAGAACTTTCGGATAAGGTTTCAAGTTATGTTGTTGAGGTTTTGAAAGAGAGCGGAATTTATGAACTTTTTCCCCCTCAGGAGTCTGCTTTACCTTTTATTTTCAACAGAGAAAATTTAATTCTCGCAGTTCCTACTGCTTCGGGAAAAACGCTTATTGCTGAGCTTGCAATGGTTCTTGAGACTATAAAGGGTGGAAAGTGTCTTTACATTACCCCGCTGAGAGCTCTGGCAAGTGAGAAGTTCGAAAGTTTCAGGAAATGGGAGAAAATTGGTGTCAAAGTTGGGATCTCTACTGGAGACTATGAATCCACGGACATGCACCTGGCGGACTGCGATATAGTGGTCACAACTGCTGAGAAAGCGGATTCACTTATGCGAAATCGAGCTAACTGGCTGAAAGACATTAGCTGTCTTGTGGTTGACGAGCTTCACCTGATCGACTCTGAAGATCGGGGACACACGCTGGAAGTGCTAATAACGAAGATGAGAAAAATGAAACCTGAGATCTGGATCCTTGGATTGTCTGCAACAGCTCCAAATGTCTCGGAGATTGCTGAATGGCTTAATGCCAAATTCATTCAAAGCTCTTGGCGTCCAGTCCCACTTTACTACGGCATTCTCTGCGAGAAAACGCTTGAGATTTACAGAGATGGCGTAGTTTACAGTGCAAAAAAGAGCTTCGAAGAGATCGTAGAGGACTGCATTTCAGAAGGCGGAGGAGTTCTGGTCTTTGAGTCCACGAGAAGATACGCTGAATCACTTGCGGAGAAGCTCTCCAAAATTTCAGCAAAATATTGCCAAGCTAATGAACTCGCAAACCAAATACTTGAAGAAAACGATGGAGAAATGAGCAGAAGGCTTGCGGAATGTGTAAAAAAAGGCTCAGCATTTCATCATGCGGGATTGCTGAGTGAGCAGAGAAGAATAGTTGAGGAGGGTTTCAGAAAGGGGAAGATCAAGGTTCTCGTAGCAACTCCTACGCTTGCTGCGGGAGTTAATTTGCCAGCGAGAAGGGTGATAGTAAAGAGCATATACCGTTACGACGGCTATTCGAGAAGAATAAAGGTTTCTGAGTTCAAGCAGATGGCGGGAAGGGCGGGAAGACCAGGAATGGATGAGATTGGCGAAGCAATTGTTATTGCGAGCAAAAAAGATAAAGAAATAGTGCTGAAAGACTACATCAATGGCGAAGCTGAGAAGATCATTTCAAAGCTCGGAGTTGAGAGCAAGCTTAGATTTCATTGCCTCTCGTTGATCTGCGATGGATTTGCGAGCGATTTGAAAAGTCTTAAGGAGTTCTTTAACTCAACGCTTTTTGCTAAGCAATCTGAGCTTCACGATTTCGAGCTTGAGAGGGTTTTAAGGCAACTCGAAAATTGGGAAATGATCGAGCTATCAGACGAAATAATTCCCAAAAAGCTTGGAATTCTCGTTTCGAAGCTCTACATAGATCCGCTTACTGGCTTCATATTCTACGACACGCTCAAAAAATTCGATAATCTGAGCGAGATCTCAGCTTTGCATCTGATCTGCAGAACTCCAGACATGGAAAGACTTAGCTTGCGAAAAGACGATTACTGGGTAGAGGACATGGCTTTTAAACTAAGAAATGAGCTTACTTACTATCCATCGCAATACTCTGTTGATTACGACTGGTTCCTCGAGGAGTTGAAGACCGCTCTATGCTTGAAAGACTGGATTAATGAAGTTGACGAAAACGAGATCTGCAGTAGATTTTTAATTGCTCCCGGAGATCTAAGAAGGCTGATCGAAACCGCTGAATGGCTTGCACATGCACTCTCAAGAATTGCAAGTGAATTCGGCAGAAATGTGCCGAGACTTGAAGAGAGAATTCGCTACGGAATTAAAGAAGAGCTCCTTGAGCTCGTTTCGATCAGGAATATAGGCAGAGTTAGAGCGAGAAAGCTATACAATGCAGGGATAAAAACCAAGGCAGATATTATTGCCAATCGCTCAAGAATTGGTAAACTAATCGGAGAAAAAATCGCAGAAAAAGTTTTAAGGGATCTTGAGTCCTTCAAGCCTTAG
- a CDS encoding nicotinamide-nucleotide adenylyltransferase: protein MQVKRALIFGRFQPFHLGHLNVIRWALERFDELVLLVGMADESHTLRNPFTAGERITMIRESLKEEGISLDRIITATVPTMSVYVGNAIYIQHLVPKIQAIITRNPVIAQVFKDAGLEVVLPPNFNREKLRGTTIRKMMLNGGNWEECVPKAVVRIIKELNGIERLKRINTTD from the coding sequence ATGCAAGTGAAAAGAGCATTGATCTTCGGAAGATTTCAGCCATTCCATCTCGGGCATCTCAACGTGATCAGATGGGCTCTGGAGCGTTTCGACGAACTTGTTTTACTCGTTGGTATGGCTGACGAGAGTCATACGCTTAGAAATCCGTTCACTGCGGGAGAGAGGATCACCATGATCAGAGAGTCTTTGAAAGAGGAGGGAATAAGTCTCGACAGAATTATAACTGCAACAGTTCCGACAATGAGCGTTTACGTTGGCAATGCAATCTACATCCAGCACCTTGTCCCCAAGATTCAGGCTATAATCACGAGAAATCCCGTTATCGCTCAAGTATTCAAAGATGCGGGACTTGAAGTTGTTCTTCCACCAAACTTCAACAGAGAGAAACTTCGCGGGACTACGATAAGGAAGATGATGCTCAATGGGGGTAATTGGGAGGAATGTGTTCCAAAAGCAGTAGTTAGAATCATTAAAGAACTCAATGGTATTGAAAGACTCAAAAGGATAAACACAACCGATTGA
- a CDS encoding protease complex subunit PrcB family protein: MKLLLGIAICTLVFATAGIIAGAIEVPFKTIAKGQFCDYLGEDNYVIRDEASFKELMAKAGLVVNDSVNFDREMVIATFYGWKSTSGYDITIRSIKIIPKATEPHNKDVMVVTVVKKKPGNNCIPMPVITSPFHIVKLPRFDGAVVFKEITVVEPCKPVKLEVNGDWGPPNNYY; this comes from the coding sequence ATGAAGTTGTTGCTCGGAATCGCAATCTGCACTTTGGTGTTTGCAACCGCTGGAATAATTGCTGGAGCGATCGAAGTGCCGTTCAAAACGATTGCGAAGGGGCAGTTCTGCGATTACCTCGGCGAAGATAACTACGTTATAAGGGATGAAGCGAGTTTCAAGGAGCTCATGGCGAAAGCAGGATTAGTTGTCAATGATAGCGTGAACTTTGATCGAGAAATGGTAATAGCAACCTTCTACGGCTGGAAATCAACTTCTGGCTATGATATAACTATAAGGAGTATCAAGATAATTCCAAAGGCTACAGAACCCCACAACAAAGACGTGATGGTTGTCACTGTCGTCAAGAAGAAGCCAGGCAACAATTGTATTCCGATGCCAGTTATAACTTCTCCGTTCCACATTGTAAAGCTTCCGAGATTCGATGGAGCGGTTGTCTTCAAAGAAATAACAGTTGTTGAGCCCTGCAAACCCGTGAAGCTCGAAGTCAATGGAGACTGGGGACCGCCAAATAATTATTACTAA
- the iorA gene encoding indolepyruvate ferredoxin oxidoreductase subunit alpha: MLKDVIKDSEGEKVLLLGNEAIARGAIEAGIDVCAAYPGTPSSEILDTLSEACRMLKDRMEFYVEYSTNEKVALEVAIGASLAGKRGMACMKHVGVNVAADALLSFAYVGTRGGFLLVSADDPSMHSSQNEQDNRWYGKIAKLPVLEASSVQEAKEITKQGFELSEKFGLPIIFRSYTRLSHQSGAVKLGRIPYKKLDKVKWTRRPETDVVLPAIARKLKPVLNKKLSDIERFFNRWEMNWIEDGNGKIGVVACGLGYAYAKDAMKSLKVELPILKLSSTHPIPEKLVEEFVSDLDAVITVEEVDPFAEIHLKAMGIKVFGKLNGYMPMDYEYNASRVEIGIAKALGIKPNRNYPEELKIAEEISKLAPPRPPVLCPGCPHTAAFYAIRKVVNELGNACLPSDIGCYTLGINKPLEGVDITICMGASVGVSNGLAHVLSDKIIATIGDSTFLHAGIPALINAVYNRAKFVLVILDNSTTAMTGHQPHPGTGVRACGEIGSRVKIEEIVKGCGVEFVEVVNPYNVKRMIDTLKRAIAHNGVSVIVARQACAIIWAREKRKKSKIVPLKVTDKCDLCMECIKTFTCPALTFDGKVNIDPDLCVGCGVCSQICSKGAIRRENA; encoded by the coding sequence AGGAGCAATCGAAGCTGGCATAGATGTCTGCGCTGCTTATCCCGGAACACCTTCTTCAGAAATTCTCGATACATTAAGTGAGGCTTGCAGAATGCTAAAGGACAGGATGGAATTCTACGTTGAATACTCCACAAACGAAAAAGTTGCTTTAGAGGTGGCAATCGGTGCTTCGCTTGCTGGAAAAAGAGGAATGGCTTGTATGAAGCATGTGGGCGTTAACGTTGCTGCAGATGCTTTGCTGAGCTTTGCGTACGTTGGAACGAGAGGAGGATTTTTACTCGTTTCTGCAGACGATCCAAGTATGCATAGCAGTCAGAATGAACAGGATAACAGGTGGTATGGAAAAATTGCTAAATTGCCTGTTCTTGAAGCTTCGAGTGTTCAGGAAGCAAAAGAAATAACTAAGCAAGGTTTCGAACTTTCCGAAAAATTTGGTTTGCCCATAATTTTTAGAAGCTACACAAGGCTGAGCCACCAGAGTGGAGCTGTTAAACTCGGAAGGATTCCATATAAAAAGCTTGATAAAGTAAAGTGGACCAGACGTCCTGAGACTGATGTTGTTCTGCCAGCAATTGCAAGAAAGCTTAAGCCAGTGTTGAACAAAAAGCTTTCAGATATCGAGAGATTCTTTAACCGCTGGGAAATGAACTGGATTGAAGATGGAAATGGAAAAATTGGCGTTGTTGCCTGTGGATTGGGCTATGCATATGCGAAGGATGCAATGAAAAGTCTAAAAGTGGAATTACCGATTCTCAAGCTCTCTTCAACTCATCCCATCCCTGAAAAACTTGTAGAGGAGTTCGTTTCTGATCTCGATGCAGTTATTACTGTTGAAGAAGTCGATCCATTCGCTGAGATCCATTTGAAAGCGATGGGCATTAAGGTTTTTGGAAAACTCAACGGCTACATGCCAATGGATTACGAATACAACGCTTCAAGAGTAGAGATTGGGATTGCAAAAGCACTTGGTATTAAGCCAAATAGAAATTACCCAGAAGAGCTGAAAATAGCTGAAGAAATCTCAAAGTTAGCTCCTCCAAGACCTCCAGTGCTTTGTCCAGGCTGTCCGCATACTGCAGCATTTTATGCAATCAGAAAAGTCGTGAACGAACTTGGAAACGCTTGCTTACCTTCAGACATTGGCTGTTATACTTTAGGCATTAACAAACCTCTCGAAGGTGTCGACATAACGATCTGTATGGGAGCAAGCGTTGGTGTGTCGAATGGACTTGCACATGTGCTGAGTGATAAGATCATCGCCACCATTGGAGATTCCACGTTTTTGCATGCTGGGATACCAGCCCTGATTAATGCGGTCTACAACAGAGCAAAGTTTGTGCTCGTGATCCTTGACAACTCCACAACTGCAATGACTGGACATCAGCCACATCCGGGCACGGGAGTAAGGGCTTGCGGTGAAATTGGGAGCAGGGTGAAGATCGAAGAAATCGTGAAGGGCTGTGGAGTAGAGTTTGTTGAAGTTGTAAATCCATACAACGTTAAGAGAATGATCGATACACTTAAGAGGGCCATAGCCCACAATGGGGTTTCTGTTATCGTTGCAAGACAAGCCTGTGCAATAATATGGGCAAGGGAAAAGAGAAAGAAATCGAAAATAGTTCCTTTAAAGGTAACAGACAAATGCGATCTCTGCATGGAGTGCATAAAGACATTTACTTGCCCAGCATTGACTTTCGATGGCAAAGTGAATATCGATCCGGACTTGTGCGTGGGCTGTGGAGTGTGCTCGCAGATTTGCTCAAAGGGAGCAATAAGGAGAGAGAATGCTTGA
- a CDS encoding tyrosine-type recombinase/integrase, with protein MQKLRLTTAILISATSGIRAEELYKLQRDNIDLEERMIRIDFRIAKDYEERFTFFSEEAKEWLESYFVHRW; from the coding sequence TTGCAGAAGCTAAGGTTAACCACAGCCATTCTAATCTCTGCAACCTCAGGAATTAGGGCTGAAGAGCTATACAAGTTGCAAAGAGATAACATTGATTTGGAAGAGCGAATGATAAGAATAGACTTCAGAATCGCCAAAGACTATGAAGAGCGCTTTACTTTCTTCTCTGAGGAGGCGAAGGAATGGCTTGAAAGCTATTTTGTCCATAGGTGGTAA
- the tgtA gene encoding tRNA guanosine(15) transglycosylase TgtA yields MEFEIIAKDALGRICRIETKHGRIETPAVLPVINPNIPFIPPEKMKDFGAQALITNAYIIYRSFRKEALEKGVHKVLGVDLPVMTDSGSYQLMLYGDVEVSNREIVDFQQRIGSDFIVPLDIPTPPDADLETAKKDLEITIAREIEAKELKGDSMLVLPIQGSTHAELRRESAKRAKEIGGDVYAIGAVVPLMDAYRFKDLAKIILEIRSVLSVEPIHLFGCGHPMVFALAVAMGCDLFDSAAYALYAKDDRYLTVYGTKKLSELQYFPCSCPNCIEMEPEEVRKLEKNEREIFLAEHNLYVTFSEIRTIKNAIKENSLFELVEKRIRAHPNLISAWRLIKEYQELFEKSDPWIKTKFLYCGVETLLRPAVKRHAEAVKHIDYDKETIVISTDFGILADVYLRPVFGPVPIELLESYPAGHAEIPEPEFIEKEALEVAVENLRDFMSSMKGKKFVIHVSGRWKEFVKNLPGECEYVLH; encoded by the coding sequence ATGGAGTTCGAAATTATTGCCAAAGATGCCCTCGGGAGAATATGCAGAATCGAAACAAAGCATGGAAGGATTGAAACTCCTGCTGTGCTCCCTGTGATTAATCCAAATATCCCATTCATCCCTCCTGAAAAAATGAAGGATTTTGGTGCTCAGGCTTTGATTACAAATGCCTACATAATCTACAGAAGCTTTAGAAAGGAAGCTCTGGAAAAAGGTGTTCACAAAGTTCTTGGTGTTGATCTGCCAGTAATGACTGACAGCGGTAGCTATCAGCTAATGCTCTACGGTGATGTTGAGGTTTCAAACAGAGAAATTGTTGATTTTCAGCAAAGAATTGGCTCTGATTTTATCGTTCCTCTCGACATTCCAACTCCGCCTGATGCTGATCTTGAGACCGCTAAAAAAGATCTTGAGATCACGATCGCAAGAGAAATAGAAGCTAAGGAGCTTAAGGGAGATTCCATGCTTGTGCTTCCGATTCAAGGCTCAACCCATGCTGAACTAAGGCGTGAGAGTGCAAAAAGGGCTAAAGAGATTGGTGGCGACGTTTACGCAATTGGAGCAGTGGTGCCTTTAATGGATGCTTACAGATTCAAGGATCTCGCGAAGATCATCCTTGAAATAAGATCTGTGTTATCTGTGGAGCCAATTCATCTTTTTGGCTGTGGACATCCAATGGTTTTTGCCTTGGCTGTTGCAATGGGCTGTGATCTCTTTGACTCTGCAGCCTATGCTTTGTATGCCAAAGACGATCGCTACCTTACAGTTTACGGAACAAAGAAGCTCTCTGAGTTGCAGTATTTCCCTTGCAGTTGTCCAAACTGCATAGAAATGGAGCCTGAAGAGGTTAGAAAGCTTGAGAAAAATGAACGAGAGATCTTTCTTGCTGAGCACAACCTTTACGTCACTTTTTCTGAAATTAGAACGATAAAAAATGCTATTAAGGAGAACTCCCTTTTTGAGCTCGTCGAAAAGAGGATCAGAGCTCATCCAAATCTTATCAGTGCCTGGAGACTCATAAAAGAATATCAAGAGCTTTTCGAGAAGTCTGATCCTTGGATAAAAACAAAATTTCTTTACTGCGGTGTCGAAACATTGCTAAGGCCGGCTGTAAAAAGGCACGCTGAAGCGGTTAAGCATATAGATTACGACAAGGAAACGATTGTAATCTCGACAGATTTTGGAATTCTTGCAGACGTCTACCTTCGTCCAGTCTTTGGTCCTGTGCCAATAGAACTGCTTGAAAGTTATCCTGCAGGACATGCCGAGATACCCGAGCCAGAGTTTATAGAAAAAGAAGCTCTTGAAGTTGCGGTCGAGAATTTGAGGGATTTCATGAGCTCAATGAAGGGCAAAAAATTCGTGATCCATGTTTCTGGTAGATGGAAAGAATTCGTTAAGAATCTGCCCGGGGAATGTGAGTATGTTCTACACTGA